The Cyanobium sp. ATX 6F1 genome segment GACCAGCCGTTGATGCTCCTGGAACTGCTCGGCCATGGGTTTGCCAGGCAACAGCCAGCCCAGCCCCAGTGCAGGACGTCGCCCGCAGGATCCTGGGAGAAGACTTGACCCAGATCGACACCTACGTGCAGCGGGTGAAGCGCATGGTGGGCCGGGTGCTCACCGGCAACGGCATCACCGCCTACGGCAACGGCGCCTACAGCCTGATCGGCGGCGACGAACTGAGCGATGGCGTTACCTGGCCGAAGGCCAGCGTGGCGGAGCCACTACGCGACGAACTGCAGCAGCTCTGCCGGCAGCGCCTTGATGCCTTCCGCTCCCAGCGCGGCGAAGAGGTATTTGCCCACCGCAGCCGCCACCGCACGCCGATCAGCGGCTCGATCAAGTACCGCGTGCTCACCCGCGCCCGGGGCCGCTGCGAATGCTGCGGCGCGGGCTGTTGCTCAGCAAATCCCGCACCAGTGCGCCCTGGAGGTGGATCACATCATCCCCAGAAACCAGGGAGGACCCGACGACCTCTCCAACTTCCAGGCCCTCTGCTTCCGCTGCAATGCCGGCAAGCGGGACACGGACCGCACCGACTTTCGCGGACTCCTCGCCAGCTACCAGCACAGGCAGGAGGGCTGTGTGTTCTGCGCGCTGGAGGGCAGCGGCCGGGTGCTGCTGGAGAACGAGCTGGCGCTCTGCATCGCCGATGCCTATCCGGTGAGTGAGGGGCACAGCCTGGTGATCCCCAGACGCCATGTGTCCGACGGGCTGGAGTTGCACCAGCCGGAGTGGAATGCGGTGGTGGAACGGCTCAAGCGTCGGCGCGAGCAGATCGCGGCTGATGATGCCGGGATCAGCGGCTGGAATCTGGGGCTGAACTCAGGCGAAGCGGCCGGACAGACGGTGTTTCATGCGCACTGGCATCTGATCCCCCGCCGCACAGGTGATGACAAATCCCCCCGCGGAGGCGTTCGGGGGGTTATCAAGGGCAAGCAGGAGTACTGAGCCGTGGCCACCAAGACGCCAACGCGCAAGAAG includes the following:
- a CDS encoding HIT domain-containing protein; this encodes MDHIIPRNQGGPDDLSNFQALCFRCNAGKRDTDRTDFRGLLASYQHRQEGCVFCALEGSGRVLLENELALCIADAYPVSEGHSLVIPRRHVSDGLELHQPEWNAVVERLKRRREQIAADDAGISGWNLGLNSGEAAGQTVFHAHWHLIPRRTGDDKSPRGGVRGVIKGKQEY